One segment of Formicincola oecophyllae DNA contains the following:
- a CDS encoding S-methyl-5'-thioadenosine phosphorylase — MSAQNSVQPVIGVIGGSGLYEIEGLQNKEWRVCETPWGTPSDALLFGTLEGVQCVFLPRHGRGHPLPPSRLNYRANIDALKRAGVTDILSLSAVGSLKEELAPGTFVIVDQFIDQTQGRPRTFFEEGCVAHVSMAEPVSARLGKALADAAEEEGIKVSRGGTYVVIEGPQFSTRAESELYRSWNGAVIGMTNMPEARLAREAEMNYATVAMVTDYDCWHDSHGDVTVDMVVAAMKENTRKAAALVRRAIPRLGKERPLDKAERALDNAIITPPDARRPDMLARLDAVAGRVLGLADSDWGPY; from the coding sequence ATGAGCGCGCAGAACAGTGTTCAGCCGGTGATCGGCGTTATTGGTGGGTCAGGCCTTTATGAAATCGAAGGCCTGCAGAACAAGGAATGGCGCGTTTGCGAAACCCCCTGGGGCACCCCATCTGACGCGCTGCTTTTCGGCACGCTGGAAGGCGTGCAGTGCGTTTTCCTGCCGCGCCACGGCCGTGGTCACCCCTTGCCACCCTCCCGGTTGAACTACAGGGCCAACATTGACGCCCTCAAGCGTGCTGGCGTCACGGACATCCTCTCCCTTTCAGCGGTCGGTTCCTTGAAGGAGGAGCTGGCGCCAGGCACGTTCGTTATTGTCGACCAGTTCATCGACCAGACGCAGGGCCGCCCACGCACTTTCTTTGAGGAGGGCTGTGTCGCCCACGTCTCCATGGCTGAACCAGTGAGCGCGCGCCTAGGCAAAGCGCTGGCAGACGCTGCTGAGGAGGAGGGCATCAAAGTCAGCCGCGGCGGCACCTATGTGGTGATTGAGGGGCCGCAATTCTCCACCAGGGCTGAAAGCGAGCTTTACCGTTCCTGGAACGGTGCCGTCATCGGCATGACCAACATGCCTGAGGCCCGCCTGGCCCGCGAGGCGGAGATGAACTATGCCACCGTGGCCATGGTGACCGATTACGATTGCTGGCACGACAGCCACGGCGACGTGACCGTGGACATGGTGGTGGCCGCCATGAAGGAGAACACACGCAAAGCCGCGGCCCTTGTGCGCAGGGCGATTCCGCGCTTGGGCAAGGAGCGCCCGTTGGACAAGGCCGAACGCGCGCTCGACAACGCCATCATCACCCCGCCAGACGCCCGCCGGCCTGACATGCTGGCCAGGCTGGACGCCGTGGCAGGGCGCGTCCTAGGCCTGGCAGACAGCGACTGGGGTCCTTACTGA
- a CDS encoding dienelactone hydrolase family protein encodes MPAKNSATAAPHGQRLQLASTTGPVAGKPFEAWSATPLPGKANGAGIVVVQEIFGLTDFIKDVCQRLASQGYKVLAPALYDPIRPGIVLGYDQTGLRQGMAYRAKLPAGAALAEIGACVAALHKEGCAKVGVVGFCWGGRLAWQAAQHLPVQAVSGWYGVGIDQDLDPLPKAPVQLHYGKEDSFAPPAQRAAVRQGCPEAEIHLYEAGHGFGCTSRSDYVPAAAKLAWERTDAFFKHHLLGQSQPNS; translated from the coding sequence ATGCCCGCCAAGAACTCAGCCACCGCCGCCCCCCATGGCCAACGCTTGCAGTTGGCTTCCACCACAGGCCCTGTGGCTGGCAAGCCTTTTGAGGCTTGGTCCGCCACCCCGCTGCCTGGCAAGGCCAATGGCGCTGGCATTGTGGTGGTTCAAGAGATCTTCGGTCTGACCGATTTCATCAAAGATGTTTGCCAGCGCCTAGCCAGCCAAGGCTACAAGGTCTTGGCGCCGGCGCTTTACGACCCCATCCGCCCCGGCATCGTGCTGGGCTATGACCAAACAGGGCTGCGCCAAGGCATGGCCTACCGCGCTAAGCTGCCAGCGGGTGCGGCGCTCGCTGAAATTGGCGCCTGCGTTGCGGCCCTCCACAAGGAAGGTTGCGCCAAGGTGGGGGTGGTTGGGTTCTGCTGGGGTGGACGCCTGGCCTGGCAGGCTGCCCAGCATCTGCCTGTCCAGGCGGTTTCAGGCTGGTATGGCGTTGGCATTGACCAAGACCTGGACCCACTGCCCAAAGCCCCTGTGCAGCTTCATTACGGCAAAGAGGACAGCTTCGCCCCCCCTGCCCAGCGCGCCGCTGTGCGCCAAGGCTGCCCGGAGGCCGAAATCCACCTCTACGAAGCTGGCCACGGCTTTGGCTGCACGTCACGCAGTGATTACGTCCCAGCTGCTGCCAAACTGGCCTGGGAACGCACTGACGCTTTCTTTAAGCACCACCTGCTTGGGCAAAGCCAGCCTAACAGCTGA
- a CDS encoding co-chaperone GroES: MTKFRPLHDRVLLRRLDSQDKTVGGIIIPDTAKEKPMEGEVVAVGPGTRDEQGKLIPLEVKPGDKVLFGKWSGTEVKLDGGELVIMKESDILGILG; the protein is encoded by the coding sequence ATGACGAAATTCCGTCCCCTTCACGACCGTGTCCTCCTCCGCCGCCTGGACAGCCAAGACAAGACGGTTGGTGGCATCATCATCCCCGACACGGCCAAGGAAAAACCCATGGAGGGTGAGGTCGTGGCCGTTGGTCCCGGCACCCGTGACGAGCAAGGCAAGCTCATCCCCCTGGAGGTGAAGCCTGGTGACAAGGTGTTGTTTGGCAAATGGTCCGGCACTGAGGTCAAGCTGGATGGCGGCGAGCTCGTCATCATGAAGGAAAGCGACATCCTGGGCATCCTGGGCTGA
- the groL gene encoding chaperonin GroEL (60 kDa chaperone family; promotes refolding of misfolded polypeptides especially under stressful conditions; forms two stacked rings of heptamers to form a barrel-shaped 14mer; ends can be capped by GroES; misfolded proteins enter the barrel where they are refolded when GroES binds), with translation MASKDVLFGAKAREKMLHGVDTLANAVKVTLGPKGRNVVLDKPYGAPRITKDGVSVAREIELADKFENMGAQLIKEVASKTNDLAGDGTTTSTVLAQAIIREGAKAVAAGMNPMDLKRGIDAAVKEVVAELAKKAKKVSSSDEIAQVGTISANGEKEIGDLIAKAMAKVGPDGVITVEEAKTPDTELEVVEGMQFDRGYISPYFVTNPEKMTVEFENPYILLSEGKISSLQPILPLLETVLQSGRPLLIVAEDVDGEALSTLVVNKLRGGLKVAAVKAPGFGDRRKAMLQDLSILTGGQVVSDDLGIKLENVTPEMLGTAKKVHIDKDNTTVVEGAGAQQAIKDRCAQIRKQLEETSSDYDREKLQERLAKLAGGVAVIRVGGGTETEVKERKDRVDDALAATRAAVEEGIVPGGGTALARASKTLDSVKAANDDQRVGVDIVRRALQSPLRQIASNAGVDDGVVVSKVLENPDYNFGYDAQDGDYKDLVKAGIIDPAKVARVALQDAASVGGLLTTTEAMVADHPEPKAEAPAGGMGGMGGMGGGMGF, from the coding sequence ATGGCTTCCAAAGACGTTCTGTTCGGCGCCAAAGCGCGTGAGAAAATGCTTCATGGCGTGGACACCCTCGCCAATGCCGTCAAGGTGACGCTGGGCCCCAAAGGCCGCAACGTCGTCCTCGACAAGCCTTATGGCGCGCCGCGCATCACCAAGGACGGCGTCTCCGTAGCGCGCGAGATTGAGCTGGCCGACAAGTTCGAGAACATGGGCGCCCAGCTCATCAAGGAAGTGGCCTCCAAAACCAACGATCTGGCAGGTGACGGCACCACCACCTCCACCGTTCTGGCGCAGGCTATCATCCGTGAGGGCGCCAAGGCTGTCGCCGCTGGCATGAACCCCATGGACCTCAAGCGCGGCATTGACGCTGCCGTGAAGGAAGTGGTGGCTGAGCTGGCCAAGAAGGCCAAGAAGGTCTCCTCCTCTGACGAAATCGCCCAGGTCGGCACCATCTCCGCTAATGGGGAGAAGGAAATCGGCGACCTGATCGCCAAAGCCATGGCCAAGGTCGGCCCTGACGGCGTCATCACGGTTGAGGAAGCCAAGACCCCCGACACCGAGCTTGAAGTTGTTGAGGGGATGCAGTTCGACCGCGGCTACATCTCTCCCTACTTCGTCACCAACCCTGAGAAGATGACGGTTGAGTTCGAGAACCCCTACATCCTCCTCAGCGAAGGCAAAATCTCTTCCCTCCAGCCCATCCTTCCCTTGCTGGAGACCGTGCTGCAGTCTGGGCGCCCCCTGCTGATCGTGGCTGAGGACGTCGATGGCGAGGCCCTCTCCACCCTGGTGGTGAACAAGCTGCGCGGCGGCCTGAAGGTTGCCGCCGTCAAGGCCCCTGGCTTCGGTGACCGCCGCAAGGCCATGCTGCAGGACCTTTCCATCCTGACAGGCGGGCAGGTTGTCTCTGACGATCTCGGCATCAAGCTGGAGAACGTTACCCCTGAGATGCTGGGCACCGCCAAGAAGGTCCACATCGACAAGGACAACACCACCGTTGTCGAAGGCGCTGGCGCCCAGCAGGCCATCAAGGACCGCTGCGCCCAGATCCGCAAGCAGCTGGAGGAGACCTCCTCCGACTACGACCGTGAGAAGCTGCAGGAACGCCTGGCCAAGCTGGCTGGCGGCGTTGCCGTCATCCGCGTTGGTGGTGGCACGGAGACAGAGGTGAAGGAGCGCAAGGACCGCGTTGACGACGCCCTGGCCGCCACCCGCGCCGCTGTGGAGGAAGGCATCGTCCCTGGCGGTGGCACCGCCCTGGCCCGCGCCAGCAAAACCCTGGACAGCGTGAAGGCTGCCAATGACGACCAGCGCGTTGGCGTTGACATCGTCCGCCGCGCCCTTCAGTCCCCCCTGCGCCAGATCGCCAGCAATGCTGGTGTTGATGACGGCGTGGTCGTTTCCAAAGTGCTGGAGAACCCAGACTACAACTTTGGCTATGACGCCCAGGACGGTGACTACAAGGACCTGGTCAAGGCCGGCATCATCGACCCTGCCAAGGTTGCCCGCGTGGCCTTGCAGGACGCAGCCTCTGTTGGTGGTCTGCTGACCACGACTGAAGCCATGGTGGCTGATCACCCAGAGCCCAAGGCCGAAGCCCCTGCTGGTGGCATGGGCGGTATGGGTGGCATGGGCGGCGGCATGGGCTTCTAA
- a CDS encoding ATP-dependent DNA helicase — protein MPENTTPAKKDPVQAAPTQAASAGQTLPDDIKRQCALGALEGLPALVAGHAGAALLTADGEVVEGPSSTINPLLRTMTPPVLLHGPATLRMLGLPPEPQPVPWLDVLELFLLVRPGQSPAPTAQALAAMLGVGGAAGPEGLLELAATLLGEALQLALDPQRGPIFQDCLRQLDQAGWSWGPVLADLLMQATSLGVTLPQPARPGSALAVADRLPEWEDEPPRPVPGTQPLLPGEATKRLAKMRGPGFEPRPGQEAYAELAAHAFSERPSPEGPALVLAEAGTGTGKTLGYLAPASLWAARNSGTVWISTFTRHLQGQVAAELARLYPDKAERQRKVVVRKGRENYFCLLNFTEIAQALQARQPNQQGSLMVALVLLARWAESGTEGDLHGGDLPGWFSELFRPAWVRTMADRRGECLHSACPFYQCCFIEHSVRRARQAELVIANHALTLNLAFWQAQGEAYGMDENGSPTRYVFDEAHHLAQAADSVFGLLFSGVEAYELRRWLLGREQGRARGRGLRQRMETILQAVPEAAAPLNALLLAAQATLPLPGWQERLAQILAPEEPAPGPATVLATGETDPGNPATPLAESLPLPGVDGGMAVNNPAETVLHALARQLLLREASQKPGKGQGDHGQDSQCELHPATDELARVAPWLAEELSTLLAHVNRLLAVLGAKLEGARQKPQGQEGVGDAPQPGQDSAPSPTPDPPLDMATLQLVASIRRSLAQRALGPLTEWLAIMKAIAHPPGLEETEGEESAPTARIGYVRRTAEHDVGVKRHWLDPTVPMAQVLGKSAHGVLMTSATLRDGKPEPAPAEGTHSTPHPTPLPAPGVTAWQQAERATGACHFKTSALHGAVASPFDYSAQARVFIITDMAPGMEALAQAYQRFFMASQGGGLGLFTAIARLRGVYERIKGPLGAAGIPLHAQHVSAMGNQTLVDVFREDIKSCLLGTDAMRDGVDVPGDALRLVVFERTPWARPDILHRARKKLLPGSPRDYEDRLARMKLRQAFGRLIRRGTDKGVFALLDRRTPSRLLTAFPPTVPIERLPLAEALVKTQQFLNP, from the coding sequence GTGCCAGAAAACACCACCCCTGCGAAAAAGGACCCCGTTCAGGCAGCCCCAACTCAGGCTGCCAGCGCTGGCCAGACCTTGCCAGACGACATCAAGCGGCAATGCGCTTTGGGCGCCCTTGAGGGGCTGCCAGCCCTGGTGGCGGGCCACGCTGGCGCTGCCTTGCTCACAGCGGATGGGGAGGTGGTGGAGGGACCATCCAGCACCATCAACCCCTTGCTGCGCACCATGACGCCCCCCGTGCTTCTGCACGGGCCTGCCACGTTGCGCATGCTTGGCTTGCCGCCAGAACCCCAGCCCGTTCCCTGGCTGGATGTACTGGAGCTGTTCCTACTGGTGCGCCCTGGCCAAAGCCCAGCCCCAACGGCCCAGGCCCTGGCGGCAATGCTAGGGGTGGGGGGCGCCGCTGGCCCTGAGGGCCTCCTTGAACTGGCAGCCACTTTGCTGGGGGAGGCTTTGCAGCTGGCGCTGGACCCACAGCGCGGGCCGATTTTCCAGGACTGCCTGCGCCAACTTGACCAGGCAGGCTGGAGCTGGGGCCCCGTTTTGGCGGATCTGCTCATGCAGGCAACGAGCCTGGGCGTAACCCTGCCCCAGCCAGCGCGCCCTGGCAGCGCCCTGGCTGTTGCTGACCGGCTGCCTGAATGGGAGGATGAGCCGCCACGCCCCGTTCCAGGTACACAGCCACTCCTGCCAGGGGAAGCCACCAAACGCCTGGCCAAAATGCGCGGCCCTGGCTTTGAGCCCCGCCCAGGGCAGGAGGCCTACGCTGAACTAGCCGCCCATGCTTTCAGCGAACGCCCTAGCCCAGAGGGCCCAGCCCTCGTCCTGGCGGAAGCCGGCACAGGAACGGGCAAAACGCTGGGTTACCTGGCGCCAGCATCGCTTTGGGCTGCGCGCAACAGCGGCACGGTGTGGATCAGCACCTTCACGCGGCACCTGCAGGGCCAAGTGGCTGCTGAACTGGCCCGCCTCTACCCCGACAAGGCCGAACGCCAACGCAAAGTGGTGGTGCGCAAAGGGCGCGAGAATTACTTCTGCCTTCTGAACTTCACGGAAATCGCCCAGGCCCTCCAAGCGCGCCAACCCAACCAGCAAGGCAGCTTGATGGTGGCGCTGGTACTACTTGCGCGTTGGGCTGAAAGCGGCACGGAAGGGGACCTGCATGGCGGCGACCTGCCAGGTTGGTTCAGCGAGCTGTTCCGCCCCGCCTGGGTGCGGACCATGGCTGACAGGCGCGGTGAATGCCTGCACAGTGCCTGCCCCTTCTACCAATGCTGCTTCATTGAACACAGCGTGCGCCGCGCCCGCCAGGCGGAACTGGTGATTGCCAACCATGCCTTGACCCTTAACCTGGCGTTCTGGCAAGCGCAGGGGGAAGCTTACGGCATGGATGAGAACGGCAGCCCCACGCGCTATGTTTTCGATGAGGCCCACCACCTTGCTCAGGCAGCTGACAGCGTGTTTGGACTTCTGTTCTCTGGTGTGGAGGCATACGAGCTGCGGCGCTGGCTTTTGGGGCGCGAACAAGGACGCGCCCGCGGGCGTGGCCTCAGGCAACGCATGGAAACCATCCTCCAAGCGGTGCCTGAAGCAGCAGCGCCCCTCAACGCGCTTTTGCTGGCTGCGCAAGCAACCTTGCCCCTGCCTGGCTGGCAGGAACGCCTAGCCCAGATCCTGGCGCCTGAGGAACCCGCCCCAGGGCCTGCCACCGTCCTTGCCACTGGGGAAACAGACCCTGGAAACCCTGCCACCCCTTTGGCGGAAAGTCTGCCCCTGCCAGGGGTGGATGGCGGGATGGCCGTCAACAACCCCGCTGAAACCGTGCTGCACGCCTTGGCACGCCAATTGCTGCTGCGCGAGGCCAGCCAGAAGCCGGGCAAAGGCCAGGGCGACCACGGCCAGGACAGCCAGTGCGAACTCCACCCCGCGACAGATGAACTTGCACGCGTGGCGCCTTGGCTGGCGGAGGAGCTCTCCACCCTTTTGGCGCACGTCAACCGCCTGCTGGCCGTTTTGGGGGCCAAGCTGGAGGGCGCGCGCCAAAAGCCTCAGGGGCAGGAAGGGGTGGGTGATGCCCCCCAACCTGGCCAGGATAGCGCGCCAAGTCCCACGCCTGATCCCCCTTTGGACATGGCTACGTTGCAGCTTGTGGCCAGTATCAGGCGTAGCCTGGCCCAGCGCGCCTTGGGACCGCTGACGGAATGGCTGGCCATCATGAAGGCCATCGCCCATCCACCTGGTTTGGAGGAGACGGAGGGGGAGGAAAGTGCCCCCACAGCGCGCATAGGTTACGTGCGCCGCACAGCTGAGCATGACGTGGGGGTGAAGCGCCATTGGCTGGACCCGACAGTGCCCATGGCGCAGGTGCTGGGCAAAAGCGCCCATGGCGTTTTGATGACCTCAGCCACGCTGCGTGACGGTAAGCCAGAACCTGCGCCTGCGGAGGGGACACATTCCACGCCGCACCCAACCCCCTTGCCAGCGCCTGGGGTAACAGCATGGCAACAAGCGGAACGGGCCACAGGCGCTTGCCATTTTAAAACCAGTGCCCTTCATGGCGCAGTCGCAAGTCCCTTTGACTACAGCGCCCAGGCGCGCGTTTTCATCATCACCGACATGGCACCTGGGATGGAGGCGCTGGCCCAGGCTTACCAACGGTTTTTCATGGCATCCCAAGGGGGTGGACTGGGGCTGTTCACAGCCATTGCGCGCCTGCGCGGCGTTTATGAACGCATCAAGGGGCCTTTGGGGGCGGCTGGCATCCCCCTCCACGCCCAGCATGTCAGTGCCATGGGCAACCAAACCTTGGTGGATGTGTTCAGGGAAGACATCAAGAGTTGCCTGCTAGGAACAGACGCCATGCGCGATGGCGTTGACGTGCCAGGGGACGCTTTGCGCCTGGTGGTGTTTGAACGCACCCCCTGGGCGCGGCCAGACATCCTGCACAGGGCACGCAAAAAGCTGCTGCCAGGCAGCCCCCGTGATTATGAGGACAGGCTGGCGCGCATGAAGCTGCGCCAAGCTTTTGGGCGTCTGATTAGGCGTGGCACGGACAAGGGCGTGTTCGCCCTGTTGGACAGGCGCACACCAAGCCGCCTGCTGACGGCCTTCCCACCCACTGTGCCCATTGAGCGCCTGCCCCTGGCGGAGGCCCTGGTGAAAACCCAGCAGTTCCTGAACCCCTAA
- a CDS encoding lysine--tRNA ligase, with protein sequence MTDHSQANVSKALGAAQAGFPNLWPYAEARKLVERLEGKPKDGPLLFETGYGPSGLPHIGTFGEVARTTWVRKAFTEMTGLPSRLLAFSDDMDALRKVPGNVPNQEMLAKHLGQPLSRIPDPFGTHESFAAHNNAMLRDFLDAFGFDYEFASASDYYASGRFDVALKRVLEVHDDIVKVIAPTLREERRATYSPVLPIHPETGEVMQVPIIKADPEAGTVVWKDPATGKTHETSVYGGHAKMQWKADWAMRWYALGVDYEMSGKDLTDSVKLSSRICRLLGGNPPENLTYELFLDAEGRKISKSKGNGLSVEEWLRYGTPESLGQFMFQAPTRAKRLHFDVIPKATDEYLGLIERSRTQEGAAYHANPVRFVHGQLDQQGRVPEGAGSPVAFSTLLNLAGVANASEAATLWKFIRRYDSALSPESQPYLAALVERAVAYYNERVKPGKRYRAPDARERQALAELADALEALPATTTPEAVQNTVFEIGKRHFDKKELRAWFGCLYEVLLGQSDGPRFGVFAALYGLPETVQLIRGGLAGTLGAPATPEAPSQEGTAP encoded by the coding sequence ATGACAGACCATTCCCAAGCGAACGTTTCCAAAGCCCTTGGCGCTGCCCAGGCTGGGTTCCCCAACCTCTGGCCCTATGCTGAGGCGCGAAAACTTGTGGAACGTCTGGAGGGGAAACCGAAGGACGGCCCCCTCCTGTTCGAGACGGGCTACGGCCCCTCTGGCTTGCCCCATATCGGCACGTTTGGGGAGGTCGCCCGCACCACCTGGGTGCGCAAAGCTTTTACGGAGATGACGGGCCTTCCCAGCCGCCTGCTGGCTTTCTCTGATGATATGGACGCCTTGCGCAAAGTGCCAGGCAACGTGCCCAACCAGGAAATGCTGGCCAAGCATCTGGGCCAGCCGCTTTCACGCATCCCCGATCCCTTCGGCACGCATGAGAGCTTTGCTGCCCATAACAACGCCATGCTGCGCGACTTCCTGGACGCGTTCGGCTTTGACTACGAATTCGCTTCTGCCTCAGATTACTATGCTTCAGGCCGCTTTGACGTTGCCCTCAAGCGCGTGCTGGAGGTGCATGACGACATCGTTAAGGTCATCGCCCCCACATTGCGTGAGGAACGCCGCGCCACTTATTCCCCTGTGCTGCCCATCCACCCAGAGACGGGAGAGGTCATGCAGGTGCCCATCATCAAGGCGGACCCAGAAGCTGGCACGGTGGTCTGGAAAGACCCTGCCACCGGCAAAACGCACGAGACAAGCGTTTATGGCGGCCACGCCAAAATGCAGTGGAAAGCCGACTGGGCCATGCGCTGGTACGCCCTAGGCGTTGATTATGAGATGTCAGGCAAAGACTTGACGGACAGCGTGAAGCTTTCATCGCGCATTTGCCGCCTCCTGGGGGGGAATCCCCCTGAGAACCTCACCTACGAGCTGTTCCTGGACGCTGAGGGGCGCAAAATCAGCAAGTCTAAGGGCAATGGCCTGTCTGTGGAGGAATGGCTGCGCTACGGCACGCCTGAAAGCCTGGGCCAGTTCATGTTCCAAGCGCCGACACGCGCCAAGCGGCTTCATTTTGACGTTATCCCCAAAGCCACGGATGAGTATTTGGGCTTGATTGAGCGCAGCCGCACCCAAGAGGGCGCTGCCTACCATGCCAATCCCGTGCGCTTTGTCCACGGCCAGCTGGACCAGCAGGGCCGCGTGCCAGAGGGGGCGGGGAGCCCTGTCGCCTTCAGTACGTTGCTGAACCTGGCTGGCGTGGCCAATGCCAGCGAGGCGGCCACGTTGTGGAAGTTCATCCGCCGTTATGACAGCGCCCTTTCGCCAGAAAGCCAGCCTTACCTGGCGGCCTTGGTGGAGCGCGCCGTGGCCTATTACAATGAGCGCGTCAAGCCAGGCAAGCGCTACCGCGCCCCAGACGCGCGCGAACGCCAGGCCTTGGCGGAACTGGCTGACGCGCTTGAGGCCCTGCCAGCCACCACCACTCCTGAGGCAGTGCAGAACACAGTGTTTGAAATCGGCAAACGCCACTTTGACAAAAAGGAACTGCGCGCCTGGTTTGGCTGCCTTTACGAGGTTCTGCTAGGGCAAAGCGATGGGCCGCGCTTTGGCGTGTTCGCAGCCCTTTACGGCCTGCCTGAAACCGTCCAGCTGATCAGGGGGGGGCTGGCTGGCACGCTGGGCGCCCCCGCTACCCCTGAAGCCCCCAGCCAGGAAGGCACCGCGCCCTGA
- a CDS encoding lysylphosphatidylglycerol synthase domain-containing protein: MLGAAVWVIWHEARSLSPHDIMASLRAIPTSALWAGVGATVLSYIVLAFYDILACRSIKAQVGWPRAAFAAFCSYVLSHNLGCSAISGAAVRYRLYQGWGVGGQGIASIIAFCSIMYILGLLGLVGFLCLTHPHSLPHLGQVPTPLVMMAGLLCVAVLGGYIFIASRQRELRWGRWRLTMPSAPLAVGQIAVSMADMTATALIAWCVLGPLPEGSTLTFCSFLAIYLASYSAGLLASVPGGLGVFESTLLIALGGELSASRILGSALVFRLFYYVVPLFMAGGTFGFHELWVRLRGAKAIVGPAARAQDCQEEGACALPAPQQAAAPEGVEGPPTTKAAVTSTAPGSAHSAGLIRQSEATFSVGIATGLQTLLGCVLALYAVLAPPATHVYRHSTAGSALWMALGQGGDFLLFTLGIVLVALATGLHRRIKQARLQSLGVLVVVALLVPALGAPWQIWLADLGVFVVLLPFGPCYYRKPSWRAEPFSLAHIAPLLLWLGAIALMTASLLSHHVGALWWQALTRGADSTVGRWCLGLGALGVFGALWGAMRRSWISPVPWDSAQAQHCRQLRDGDGLERVMGLLGLRPDAVLYDDDGRAAMLCAHVGPYLVLVGPVGRRKGRVPMLWRACDYALQEQVPCAYVQDSLCYRPVCEDLGAEHAQPLGQGLFLFQPLGAGGQLAALLKGRIRQRVKVASQPAMQTGVVDTDHSKAPAA; encoded by the coding sequence CTGCTGGGAGCTGCTGTGTGGGTCATCTGGCATGAAGCCAGGAGCCTCTCCCCCCATGACATCATGGCTAGCTTGCGCGCCATCCCCACCAGTGCGCTGTGGGCGGGGGTGGGGGCCACCGTCCTGTCTTACATAGTGCTGGCCTTCTACGACATCCTGGCTTGCCGCAGCATCAAGGCGCAGGTGGGGTGGCCGCGCGCGGCGTTCGCAGCCTTCTGCTCCTACGTGCTTTCGCACAATCTGGGGTGCTCGGCTATTTCGGGGGCAGCGGTGCGTTACCGCCTCTACCAGGGTTGGGGGGTTGGGGGGCAAGGCATCGCCTCCATCATCGCTTTCTGCTCCATCATGTATATTTTGGGGCTTTTGGGGTTGGTGGGGTTCCTGTGCCTAACGCACCCCCACAGCCTGCCCCACCTGGGCCAGGTCCCAACCCCCTTAGTGATGATGGCTGGTCTTCTGTGCGTGGCTGTGCTGGGGGGGTATATCTTCATAGCGTCCCGCCAGCGGGAGCTGCGCTGGGGGCGGTGGCGCCTCACCATGCCAAGCGCCCCCCTAGCTGTGGGGCAGATCGCCGTTAGCATGGCGGACATGACGGCCACTGCCCTGATCGCCTGGTGCGTGCTGGGCCCCTTGCCTGAAGGCAGCACGCTGACGTTCTGCAGCTTTCTGGCCATTTACCTGGCCTCCTATAGTGCTGGGCTTCTGGCCAGCGTGCCAGGGGGGCTTGGGGTGTTTGAAAGCACGCTCCTCATTGCCTTGGGGGGGGAGCTAAGCGCGTCTCGCATTCTAGGTTCAGCGCTGGTTTTCAGGTTATTTTACTATGTGGTGCCCTTGTTCATGGCGGGCGGCACCTTTGGTTTCCATGAGCTGTGGGTGCGCCTGCGCGGGGCCAAGGCCATAGTAGGCCCAGCAGCGCGCGCCCAGGACTGCCAGGAGGAAGGCGCTTGCGCCCTGCCCGCCCCCCAGCAAGCGGCCGCGCCAGAAGGGGTGGAAGGTCCCCCCACCACCAAGGCTGCAGTCACCAGCACAGCCCCTGGTTCAGCGCACTCCGCAGGTCTCATTCGCCAGTCAGAGGCCACGTTCTCCGTTGGCATCGCCACAGGGCTTCAAACCCTCCTGGGGTGTGTGTTGGCGCTTTACGCCGTGTTGGCGCCACCAGCCACCCATGTCTACCGCCACAGCACAGCTGGTTCTGCACTGTGGATGGCACTAGGGCAGGGGGGTGACTTCCTGCTGTTCACATTGGGCATCGTTCTGGTGGCGCTGGCCACAGGCCTGCACAGGCGCATCAAGCAGGCCAGGCTGCAGTCGCTTGGGGTGCTGGTGGTGGTTGCCCTACTGGTGCCGGCCTTGGGTGCGCCATGGCAAATCTGGCTTGCTGACCTTGGGGTGTTTGTGGTGCTTCTGCCTTTTGGGCCTTGCTATTACCGCAAGCCCAGCTGGCGGGCGGAGCCGTTCTCCCTGGCGCACATCGCCCCCCTGCTGCTGTGGCTGGGCGCCATCGCCCTGATGACGGCAAGCTTGCTGAGCCACCATGTGGGGGCGCTGTGGTGGCAAGCGCTGACACGCGGCGCCGATAGCACGGTGGGCCGCTGGTGCCTGGGGTTGGGGGCGCTTGGGGTGTTCGGGGCGCTGTGGGGCGCTATGCGGCGCAGCTGGATAAGCCCTGTTCCCTGGGACAGTGCGCAGGCGCAGCACTGCCGCCAATTGCGTGATGGTGATGGGCTGGAACGCGTGATGGGCCTTTTGGGGCTGCGCCCAGACGCCGTTCTTTATGACGATGACGGACGCGCGGCCATGCTGTGCGCTCATGTGGGGCCATATTTGGTGTTAGTGGGGCCAGTGGGCCGGCGTAAAGGGCGCGTTCCCATGCTGTGGCGCGCTTGCGATTACGCCCTGCAGGAACAGGTGCCCTGCGCCTACGTGCAGGATTCGCTGTGCTACCGCCCTGTGTGCGAGGACCTGGGCGCTGAACACGCCCAGCCACTTGGCCAGGGGCTATTCCTGTTCCAGCCCCTGGGGGCTGGGGGGCAATTGGCTGCCCTCCTCAAAGGGCGCATCAGGCAGCGGGTGAAGGTAGCCTCCCAACCAGCCATGCAAACTGGTGTGGTGGACACCGACCACAGCAAGGCCCCTGCCGCCTGA